A segment of the Candidatus Marinarcus aquaticus genome:
GGATGCAAAGAAAATTGAACCCATTATTCCAATGGCATTAATCGTCATATAGTGACTCATGGCCCCAGGAGCTGCAAAACCTACTGAAACCATTGCAAAAGCAAAGATAGAGATCATTTGAGAAAGATTGTTATTGGTTGTAAAATCAAAACCACCTTTTGCTAAAATTCGTGTGAAGTAGTTCATGAAAATTTTCAGTGCAAAATACCCTGCTAACATAAAAGCTGCAAGAGCCAATGGGAACATATACTCAACAATATTCCACAGCCCTGGAACAAACACCGCACCTAAAACAAAACAGACATTAATTGTCATGGTATAAGTTAATGGTATGGCCATCAAACTGACTTCTGCATTTGAATTTTTTAGATGGGTGTATTTTTCACTTTCTTTAAACATATTAAATTGTTTGGTGTTCCAAATCAAAAGTTTAAAGTGTAAAAAAGCAAACGCAATAATAAAAACCATTGAAAATGCACTTACAAATGATAACCAGTTTCCTTGCAATAAAACAGGATAAATAAAATCAAATGTTGCCATAGGTGCACCTTTATGCGGTACTAAAAACATTAAATACATAAAAAATGAAACCGACAGTCCACCAGCTCCTAGGGAACTTAGAAAGCACATCGGTGTAAATTTTTCTCTTAACTGCATATAATTTCCTCTTATAGTTAATTCTTATTTCCATGAAATGATACTCTAATAAACTTTAAAAAAAATTAAGACTATTTTATTAAAAAAACTTATAATAAATAAAAGAGAATAGTTTGACTTTAGCTTTGTGTAATGGTAGTTATATTAATATACATAAAAATAAAAAGGTGCTATTTTTTCAATGCTTACAATCTCTATTACAAAAGAATTATTTGATGATATTTTAGCAACCAAACGAAAAATAATTGAAAAAGAGGTGAGCTCTTATTGGAAAAAAGAGCTGCTTGAAATCTCTATTGTCGATGATAAAATCCATTATGATATAAAAAAAGTAAATAAAATATCCATATCCAATGGTTTAGGGGAAGACAAACCCAACATCGTTGCTGTATGTGAAAAAATAGATTATAACCTTAAGAAAAATATTTTTGAGTTTCACTTGGGACGTATCGTAGAGCAACGAAATATTGTAATTGAAGATGACCATAAAGATATCTTAATACAAGAGTTGCTTAAAGAGAAAGAGATGCTTAAAGATTCGATTAATAAAGATCACCTGACACAAGTATTCAATCGAAGAAAAATGGATGAAGACCTCACTGCATTCATTCGACAAAACAATGCTCAGTTTTTAGCAGCAGCTTTTATTGATGCGGATCGTTTCAAAGGCATCAACGATAATTTTGGACATGACACCGGAGACCGAGTTTTAAAAATGATTGCCAATAAACTTTTAACCCATGCAAACAGACTTAATGCAGAAGTGTATCGATACGGAGGGGAAGAGTTTTTAATGTTGTGTTTCTTGCCTCAGGAACAACTCATTCAAAGTTTGGAGTATCTGCAAAATGATATTCGTTCAGAGTACATTATACATGCTCAAAAACAGATCAGTGTAACAGTGAGCATTGGAGTATCGTTTTGGAAAAATTATTCATCCATTGAAAGATTTATAAAAGATGCGGACAGATGTGTTTATAAAGCAAAAGAGAAAGGTCGAGATGCCATCGAAGTTGCGTATGAGAAGTTGTCTTAGAAGAGTAAAACTCTTCTAAAACTTATTTTGCAATTTTATTTGCAATTGCTTCAATGTCAGCGTCGCTAAGACCTTTGACTTGTGCTTCCATTAAACCTTTAGTTGGTCCACCGTAAGTTCCATCTTGATACCCTTTCATCGCACTGATGAAGTCAGCTTTACTCATATCTTTAATAACTTTTGATTTTCCTAATGCAACTTTTTCCCCACTTGCTCCATGACATGTGACACATTTTGCATATGGATCTGCAAACGCTGCTAAGGCTAAAAGTGTTGTTAATAATGCTATTTTTTTCATTGATAATTCCTTTTTGATTGTTTAATCTTATTAATTTTAATATATTTATTCTTGAATTTATCTATGAAAATAGGGATTTTATAAAATTTCTTTTAAAAGTATCAATAAGTAATAATTTTTATTTTTTTTTAAGAAAATCGGAAGAGGAGGAGGGAACTTCCGATTTTTTTCTTATTTTCCGATGAAATTTGCGATGGCTTCAATGTCTGCATCGCTTAATGGGTTGGCTTGACCTTTCATCAATCCTTTCATTGGACCACCGTATGATCCATCTTTATACCCTTTCATGGCTGTTACAATTTCAGCTTTTGTCATATCTTTGATAATTTTAGATTTTCCTAAAGCTGCTTTTTCACCATTGGCACCGTGACATGCTGCGCACTTTTTGTACACTTCGGTTGCAAACACAGATGAAACCAATAAAGCAAAGATGATAATAGTTTTTTTCATGTTATTCCTTTTTTTGGATTACTTAATTGTAATAAAAAAAACAGAAGAAGTATTTGATTTATATCAAGTGAACAAAGATGT
Coding sequences within it:
- a CDS encoding TsoY family (seleno)protein encodes the protein MQLREKFTPMCFLSSLGAGGLSVSFFMYLMFLVPHKGAPMATFDFIYPVLLQGNWLSFVSAFSMVFIIAFAFLHFKLLIWNTKQFNMFKESEKYTHLKNSNAEVSLMAIPLTYTMTINVCFVLGAVFVPGLWNIVEYMFPLALAAFMLAGYFALKIFMNYFTRILAKGGFDFTTNNNLSQMISIFAFAMVSVGFAAPGAMSHYMTINAIGIMGSIFFASIALLLLLIKITIGFTNMFEKGISIEASPSLWIIIPILTLLGIAFVRISFGLDHHFNAPLANSSLFTFTSVVVSIQIVFGILGYKVMKELKYFEEFVEGPNRSPVSFALICPGVAFMVFGMFFINFGLTFNGVVAKYSLAYFLLMIPFMFIQYRTIVYFFKLKRKFEF
- a CDS encoding GGDEF domain-containing protein yields the protein MLTISITKELFDDILATKRKIIEKEVSSYWKKELLEISIVDDKIHYDIKKVNKISISNGLGEDKPNIVAVCEKIDYNLKKNIFEFHLGRIVEQRNIVIEDDHKDILIQELLKEKEMLKDSINKDHLTQVFNRRKMDEDLTAFIRQNNAQFLAAAFIDADRFKGINDNFGHDTGDRVLKMIANKLLTHANRLNAEVYRYGGEEFLMLCFLPQEQLIQSLEYLQNDIRSEYIIHAQKQISVTVSIGVSFWKNYSSIERFIKDADRCVYKAKEKGRDAIEVAYEKLS
- a CDS encoding c-type cytochrome, producing MKKIALLTTLLALAAFADPYAKCVTCHGASGEKVALGKSKVIKDMSKADFISAMKGYQDGTYGGPTKGLMEAQVKGLSDADIEAIANKIAK
- a CDS encoding c-type cytochrome is translated as MKKTIIIFALLVSSVFATEVYKKCAACHGANGEKAALGKSKIIKDMTKAEIVTAMKGYKDGSYGGPMKGLMKGQANPLSDADIEAIANFIGK